The nucleotide sequence GCTTCCGTCCCCCTACGGCAACGTCTCCGTGGACCTGGAACGGGGGCCGTCCGGTGCGTCGCTGGTCTTTTCGTCCAAGAGCCTGCGTGTGGAGCGCCTGGCCCTGGATGCCCCGCGGCGCATCGTGCTGGACTTCTTCTTCGCGTCCCCGGCGGATATCCGCGTGCTGCCCGCCCCCACGCCTCCTCCTGCTCCCGCGCCCGTGCCTGGACCGACCGGAAGGCCCTCCAGGGGAAAGACGCCGGCCCAGCCCCCCGCGAGGAAGGGAGGGAAGCGTCTGGTCGTCGTGGACCCCGGTCATGGGGGAAAGGACCCCGGGGCGACGGCCAACGGCGTTCGGGAGAAGGACATCAACCTGGGGATTGGGCTGGCTCTGGAGGCGGTCCTGAGGAGCAGGGGGTTCGAGGTCCGGATGACCCGGAGGACGGACGTTTATCTGAAGCTCCAGGAGCGGACGGACATCGCCAACCAGGCCAACGCGGACGTCTTCGTCAGCGTCCACGCCAATGCGCTGCCCTCGTTGAAGAATACCGCAGGATTCGAGATCTACATCATGGCGCTGCCGACGGATAAGGATGCCTTGAAGCTCGCCAAGATAGAGAACCGGGAGTATGTGGAGGAGAAGTCCGGCAGCTCCGCGGCCGTGGACAGAAGGACGGAACTTTTGCTCCGCATCCTGGGTGATATGCAGCAGAACAACAAAATAAGCGAGAGCACGGAACTGGCGGAGGCCCTGTTCAAGGCGGGGAAACTTCGGGGTATCCCGATGAAGCGGGTGGCCCAGGCGCCGTTCTTCGTCCTTCGGGGGGCCGGGATGCCGGCGGTGCTTTTGGAGACGGGCTTCGTGACGAACCTCAAAGAGGCCAAGCTTCTGGCCCATCCGGGCTACCAGCGGAGGATCGCCGAGGCGATGGCGGAGGGGATCGTCAGTTATCTGAAGTGAGGAAAGTGAAGTGAGGAAAGCGCTGATTTAATCAGAGCTTCCTGAGATTCTGGAGACAATTACGCACACGCGTATGGATATCTAAGTGGGGGGAATGCTCGATGGCTCATCTCGGGGATGTGCCCGACGATC is from uncultured Fretibacterium sp. and encodes:
- a CDS encoding N-acetylmuramoyl-L-alanine amidase, with product MSLRLLGFFLAAFLMFSGPAWGSATLYRGGNALGSVPTTNGPNAEPWVSLTDTGALLGFQASLSGEELHLVRGDVRFRIVLDAVAAWRDLYLIPLYGAAFERDGRWWLDIPSVLSLFQRVTGTGAGNRLRFDVEPDAPPSEPTGSKALPATESSSAVDASVPSPPEPVGKGTPQAGGKEVGGTERADDATPPIPAKEKPLKEKPIKEKPVREGPAKGRSEAKPEAPANGGEIRGLRWSTSRERVRAVIDCSDGAEPQIRVEKGSVRALFSSALEVLEGLPSPYGNVSVDLERGPSGASLVFSSKSLRVERLALDAPRRIVLDFFFASPADIRVLPAPTPPPAPAPVPGPTGRPSRGKTPAQPPARKGGKRLVVVDPGHGGKDPGATANGVREKDINLGIGLALEAVLRSRGFEVRMTRRTDVYLKLQERTDIANQANADVFVSVHANALPSLKNTAGFEIYIMALPTDKDALKLAKIENREYVEEKSGSSAAVDRRTELLLRILGDMQQNNKISESTELAEALFKAGKLRGIPMKRVAQAPFFVLRGAGMPAVLLETGFVTNLKEAKLLAHPGYQRRIAEAMAEGIVSYLK